From a single Couchioplanes caeruleus genomic region:
- a CDS encoding Na+/H+ antiporter — protein sequence MESIVDTVVVVAISVLGAALARRLGFIAPLVLLVAGLGLSYVPGIPEVHIEPELVLIGILPPLLYVAALQTNLVAFRRALRPILLLAVVLVVLTAFAVGFVLHALLPDVPLAACVALGAVVAPPDAVSATAIARRIGLPRRVVTILEGESLLNDATALVLVRVGVGALLGSAVGFWEIAGEVALKAGGGVLFGLAFAVGAAWLHKRITDPLLDDAVSLLTPFVVVIVAEEAKTSSIVAVVVTGLYLGHRIPYLLSATSRLQMDAVWRLITFLLEGVVFLLVGLQLRELIGNIETSMATTVRVTLAVFVTLVAVRFVWMYPATYLARLIPRIRSREERPPATVPTVIAWAGMRGVVTLAAALTLPPAGEVTSGGYPRELFVFVAFAIIVLTLLVQGTTLPVLARRLGVSEDTSAEDALAEASVQHAASRAARERLEASAQGAPASVVERLRALTDSRSNGAWERLGNQEQETPSAAYGRLRREMITAERHVFKIARNEGRIPEEVLNRAQRELDLEESQLHRSDD from the coding sequence ATGGAGAGCATCGTCGACACGGTCGTGGTCGTGGCCATCTCGGTGCTCGGTGCCGCCCTGGCGCGGCGGCTGGGCTTCATCGCGCCGCTGGTGCTGCTCGTCGCCGGGCTGGGACTGTCGTACGTGCCGGGCATCCCCGAGGTGCACATCGAGCCGGAGCTCGTGCTCATCGGCATCCTGCCGCCGCTGCTGTACGTGGCGGCGCTGCAGACCAACCTGGTCGCGTTCCGCCGCGCCCTGCGGCCCATCCTGCTGCTCGCGGTCGTGCTCGTGGTGCTCACCGCGTTCGCGGTCGGCTTCGTGCTGCACGCGCTGCTGCCCGACGTGCCGCTGGCGGCCTGCGTGGCGCTGGGCGCGGTGGTGGCGCCGCCCGACGCCGTGTCCGCCACGGCCATCGCCCGGCGCATCGGGCTGCCCCGGCGGGTGGTCACCATCCTCGAGGGCGAGAGCCTGCTCAACGACGCGACCGCGCTGGTGCTCGTCCGGGTCGGGGTCGGCGCGCTGCTCGGCTCCGCCGTCGGGTTCTGGGAGATCGCCGGGGAGGTCGCGCTCAAGGCCGGCGGCGGCGTGCTGTTCGGCCTCGCCTTCGCGGTCGGCGCCGCCTGGCTGCACAAACGCATCACCGACCCGCTGCTCGACGACGCCGTGTCGCTGCTGACACCGTTCGTCGTGGTCATCGTCGCCGAGGAGGCGAAGACGTCGAGCATCGTCGCCGTCGTGGTGACCGGGCTCTACCTGGGGCACCGCATCCCGTACCTGCTGTCGGCGACCTCTCGGCTGCAGATGGACGCGGTGTGGCGGCTCATCACGTTCCTGCTCGAGGGCGTGGTGTTCCTCCTCGTCGGCCTTCAGCTGCGTGAGCTGATCGGCAACATCGAGACCAGCATGGCCACCACCGTACGGGTCACCCTGGCCGTCTTCGTCACCCTCGTCGCCGTCCGGTTCGTGTGGATGTACCCGGCGACGTACCTGGCCCGGCTCATCCCCCGGATCCGCTCCCGGGAGGAACGCCCGCCGGCCACCGTGCCCACGGTGATCGCCTGGGCCGGCATGCGCGGCGTGGTGACGCTCGCCGCGGCGCTGACCCTGCCCCCGGCCGGCGAGGTGACGAGCGGCGGCTACCCGCGCGAGCTGTTCGTGTTCGTCGCCTTCGCGATCATCGTGCTGACCCTGCTGGTGCAGGGCACCACGCTGCCGGTGCTGGCCCGCCGGCTCGGGGTGAGCGAGGACACCAGCGCCGAGGACGCGCTCGCCGAGGCCAGCGTCCAGCACGCCGCCAGCCGCGCGGCCCGGGAACGGCTGGAGGCCAGCGCGCAGGGGGCGCCCGCCTCGGTGGTCGAACGGCTGCGCGCGCTCACCGACAGCCGCTCCAACGGGGCGTGGGAGCGGCTGGGCAACCAGGAGCAGGAAACCCCCTCGGCTGCGTACGGCCGGCTGCGCCGGGAGATGATTACCGCCGAGCGGCACGTCTTCAAGATCGCCCGCAACGAGGGGCGGATCCCCGAGGAGGTGCTCAACCGCGCCCAGCGCGAGCTCGACCTGGAAGAGTCCCAACTGCACCGGAGTGACGATTGA
- a CDS encoding UBP-type zinc finger domain-containing protein translates to MTCQHLKEATEPTPQAPYDGGCPECVAGGFEDWVHLRLCLNCGHVACCDSSPRRHMSRHHDETGHPVMRSYEPGENWRWCFVDELLGA, encoded by the coding sequence TTGACCTGCCAGCACCTGAAGGAAGCGACCGAGCCGACGCCGCAGGCGCCGTACGACGGCGGCTGCCCCGAATGCGTCGCGGGCGGCTTCGAGGACTGGGTGCACCTGCGCCTGTGCCTGAACTGCGGCCACGTGGCCTGCTGCGACTCCTCGCCCCGGCGGCACATGTCGCGGCACCACGACGAGACCGGGCACCCGGTGATGCGCTCGTACGAGCCGGGTGAGAACTGGCGATGGTGCTTCGTCGACGAACTGCTGGGGGCCTAG